The Deltaproteobacteria bacterium genomic interval CTCCGGCCTTGTCCAATACCTTCGTTATCGCCGCCGTGAGCGTCGTCTTACCATGGTCTACGTGACCTATAGTCCCTATGTTTAAGTGCGGCTTCCCCCGCGCAAATCTCTCCTTAGACATCTTATCTCTCTACCTCCTTAGATGATTAAAGACCAGGCAAACAGACTGCCTGTGGAGCCCACGAGCGGACTTGAACCGCTGACCTCATCCTTACCAAGGATGTGCTCTGCCGACTGAGCTACGTGGGCAAAGCTATTAATGAGCGGGAGACGGGATTCGAACCCGCGACCCTCAGCTTGGAAGGCTGATGCTCTAGCCAACTGAGCTACTCCCGCCTTCACAGCATATAAGCTGCATAAAACTCTTATTCTGAAGTAATAAAGCAAAGTCATAATATTTCCTTTCGTAATGCTCTGGGGAGGGCAGGATTCGAACCTACGTAGGCTTGCACCGGCAGATTTACAGTCTGCTGCTTTTGACCACTCAGCCACCTCCCCCCGAAAACAATTCTCCGTAAGTCTTTGTAATTGCGACATTTTTCCGATGGAGCTGGCGAAGGGATTTGAACCCCCGGCCTGCTGATTACAAATCAGCTGCTCTACCACTGAGCTACGCCAGCCGCTTAATATTTCTTAGTTTTCTACGGATTCTCCATTAAAATGAAATTAGATAGAACTCGCCCGTGTATATAAAATCATGTATATTAACATGATTAAGGCGATATTGTCAAGATTCGGAATAGATTTGACCGATCAATAAAGAGACACCATTATCTCCGCTTCGGCGACTTTTGACTCACCGACACTGGCCTCACCCTCAAATATGAAAACCCTGGACCGCTTTTTCTTCATCCTTACTTCCATTCTCACAATGTCATCGGGAAGAACCGCTTTTCTGAACCTTACACGCTCCAGCCCCGCGAGGTAAGCTCCCGTATGCCCCTTCTCACTGAGCTCATCAGTGAACGAGGCGTATATTAAAACCCCCCCGGTCTGAGCGAGCGCTTCCACGATTATAACGCCCGGGACAATTGGGTTTCCGGGGAAATGCCCTCTAAAAAAGTCCTCTTCCGGGCCGAATCTCTTCTCCGCCAATATCCTTGATCCGGTCTCAACCTCGAGCACCCGGTCGACAAACAAAAAAGGGTCCCGGTGCGGTATATACCCCTTGATGGTTTCGGTATCAATCAATTTTTGTATCGGGCTCCCGTTTGTTTGCAATCCGACCTTTACTATCTTGCATCATAAGCCTTTATAACTTTCTGGGTTATATCGATGGTAGGATTCGCGAAAATCACACCGCCCTCGGTCTTTTCTATTATGAGAGTATAACCCTCCGATTTGCCGATAGACTGAAGTATGCCATCTAAATCCTTTAATATTTTTTCCAAAAGTTCAAAGTCCTTTTTCTGTAATTCGTCCCTGAAATCGGCTCTGGACCTCTGTAGCTCCTTATCGAGCTGCTCGATTTGATCCGCTTTCTGTTTACGCGTTGTCTCGTTCATAACGGGACCGTTCTGAATGAACTCATTTTTCATCCTTTCGAGCTGAGCCCTTTTACTTTCTATAATCTGTTGTTTCTGCTTGAACTCGCTCTCGAACTGAGTTTTAGCGGCTTTACCCGCCCTCGAAGTGGCTATGACCTGCTGTAAATCTATTACCCCTATCTTGTTTTCCTGGGAGTAAGAAAAAACAGGCATCAACAGCAATAAACCTAAAGCAATAATAAGTAATCTCATCTAATACCTCCTCATTCTAGAATAATGTACCTACGGTAAACTGTATTTCAAAACTGTCCTCATCCGGCAATCTGTCCCCTATCGGGAATCCCACTTCCAACCTCAGAGGCCCCAGCGGGGACACCCACCTAATCCCGAATCCCACGTCTTTCCTCAAATCGTTCGGATTTATCGTCAGGTCCTCACCGTCATTGAAGGCGTTGCCCATATCGAAGAATAAAACTCCTCTGAGCCCAACCTGAGGGATAACCGGAAACACAAAATCAGCCGAAAATAAAAGCTCCTGAACACCGCCTATTATTACGAAATCACCATCAGCAGTCGGAACCCTGGGCCCCACTCTTCTGAATCCGAAACCCCTCAACGAGTTCGGCCCGCCCAAAAAGAACCTCTCGCCAACTACCAGATCGTTGCCATTATTCATAAGATTTATGATGCCGTAGCGTCCTCTCACCGTAAAAACCGTTCCGAACCAGAGAGGAAACCACTGCCTGGTGGATATAGTATATTTGATAAAATCCGTATCTCCACCTATGCCCGCAAACTCAACGTTGGTGCTGCTCAAATTTCCCGCGCTCGGATCGAGGAGATTGTTTCTCGAGTCCCAAATAAATCCAAGACCCAAACTGCTAATGGTCCTGTTAGAGTTAGTTAGAATTAGTCTGGCATCGTTGTCGATATCGCCTATTTTGAGATTTTCGAGCCTGTAGGTGACGTTCCCGCTTAAATATCTCCATATACGTCTTCCCACTGTCAGGCTGCCCCCCCATGATTTTCTATCGAAGTCTCTGAATTGCCTGTCCGTTCTGAAGACAAGCGCATCCAGCGTCCAGTCGGAGTCCAGGAAATGGGGATCCTGATAGTTCACGAAAAACAGCTGTGTCACGCCGCCTATCTGCGCATTGAGTGAAATCCTCTTGCCGTAACCGAAAAGATTGGCTTCCTGAATCTGGCCGGCAAAAATAAACGTTTCGATTGAGCTGAACCCACCGGCCACGCTGAAGAATCCGGTAGGTTTTTCCTCCACCTTTACCTTCAGGTCAAGCTGGTCCTCGGTACCCGGCACACGCTCGGAGGCAACCTCTACATTCTCTTCAAAGAACCCGAGTCTCGTAACTCTGGACTTTATAGCCTGAACCTCGCTTGCGTTAAAGAGCTGATCCTCCTCAATGGGTATCTCCCTTCTGATCACCTTGTCTCTGGTTCGTGTGTTGCCGACTATGTCAATATACCTTACATATACTTCGGGTCCTTTTTCTATCTTGAACTGAACATCCACAGTTAAATTCTGCCGGTCGAGTTTGAACCCGGGCTCGACGTTGGCAAACGCGTAGCCCTTGTCTCCGTAGAAAGTCGTGAGTCCGGCAATGTCTTCGGCAAGCAAACTCCCCCTGAATATCTCGCCGGATTTAAGCTTTAACAAACTACCGAGCTCTTCTTCGGTAGTTATCAAATCCCCGGCAAACGTCAGCTCATCGACTTTGTACTGATTACCCTCATCGACTTTAAAAGTTACGATATAACCTTTCTCGTCTTCGCTGTACTGTACCTCGGGCTTACTCACCTTTACGTCCAGGAAACCGTTGTCAATATAGGTTGACCTCAGTCTCTCGGAATCGTTGTCAATTTCCTGCGGATTATACAACCCTTTCTTTGAAATAAAAGAGAACATCCCCTTGGGTTTTGAGTAGAGTCCCTTTTTAATCACCTTTGTCTTTAATTTTTCGTTCCCTATAAAAACAACCTTTTTTATATATGCCTTTTTACCCTCTTTAATATCGTAGGTTACGCTTACCGTGCCTTCCCCCTCGGGCTCAATGTTGTAATCAACCACCGTGCCTACCAGGCCGTTTTGTGCGTATAACTCTTTGATAGCCTCCTGGCTCTTCTTGACTTTATTCAGGTCAATAATACGGCCTTCCTTTACGTCGATTACCTCAAGAATCTTATCGCTTTTAATGTCTTTATTTCCCCTTATCCTGAGATCGGCAACGACGGGTTTTTCCTTTACCTTGAAAATCAATACGACTCCCGTAGGCGTCTTCTCCGTTTCTGCCCGGACATCCTCGAATGAGCCCAATTGATAAATCTTTTTTATATCCTCTCTGACGGTCTTTGAGGAAACGGGTTCACCGACCTTTGAGGAAACATTGAGACCTATAAGCTCCTTTTCAACCCTCTTATTGCCCTCTACCTTTATCTCAACTATCCTTCGGGGCTGTTGATCCTCTGCCTCCCGACCCTCCTCCACCGACTCCCCGCTTTCCGTATCGACCCCTTCAGCAGGTTTCTCGACCGCAGTATCATTTTCAGTCGTCTGCGCGGTAGCAGCCGGGACAATTGGAAGAGCCGAAACAAGCATCAACAGGATTGCCGCGCACAGCACTGTATCGAGTCCACGTTTAATTTGCATCCACAATTTTCCCATCAGAGAGTCTTATTCTCCTGTTCATCCGCCTTGCGATTTCCTGATTGTGCGTTACTAATACTGAAGTAATTCCATACTCCCCGTTCAGTTTTAAAAACAAATCCAGTATTGACACCCCTGTGTCCAGATCCAGATTCCCGGTCGGTTCATCCGCTAAAATAACCTTGGGCTTCAAAACTACGGCGCGGGCTATTGCAACCCTTTGCTGCTCACCCCCCGAAAGCTCGCCCGGGCGGTGTTCAAGCCTTTGCTCGAGGCCGACCTTTGTCAGAACATCGGCAGCCATTTCCTTAGCCTTCTCCCAATCCATTCCGTTAATCAAACACGGCATCATGACATTCTCAAGCGCGCTGAATTCCGGAAGCAGGTAATGAAACTGGAACACAAATCCTATTTCGCGATTTCTGAAAGAGTCAAGCCCTCCGTCGTTTTGCTCAAAAACGTTAGTGTCCCCGTAGTAGACATTTCCTTCGGTCGGACGTTCCAGTGTGCCTATAATATGCAGCAGGGTGCTTTTCCCCGATCCCGAAACACCGACAACAGCAACCGTTTCCCCGCTTAATATGTCAAGATCAATTCCCCGTAGAGCCTCTACTTTGCCTCCCCTGGTCTCAAACACCTTCCATAAATCTCGTACGCGAATCTCCATTTCTTACTCATACCTTAGTGCCTCAATCGGATCTTTTCGAGACGCCTGAAATGATGGATACAAAGTTGCCACAAAACAGATTAATATGCTGAAAAAAGCAACCGTTATAAAATAAATCGGTTCAATTTTAACTGGAAACTCGGAAATAGGATAGACATTATTATCAAATGGAATAAGTTTCCTTATTATTTCACTGGTTTTTAGCAAGTAACAGATACCGAAACCCGCCAAACTTCCGAGCAGAGTACCCACAACGCCGATAATCATTCCGTCGGTTATAAATATCTTTAAAATACCGCTCTTAGTAGCGCCCATAGCCCGGAGTATGGCTATGTCCCTCCCCTTTTCCATCACTACCATCGTAAGGGTGCTCACTATGTCGAGCGCCGCCACAAGCACTATAAAACCGAGGAATATTGCGATCGCAATTCTTTCCAGACGAAGAGCCTTAAAGAGACTCTTGTTCACCTCTTCCCAATTCCGGGTGTAATAAGGAAACCCCAGGGTTGCGGTGATTTCCTTACCTATTTTTTTTGCTGCGTAGATATCTTTTACCTTTATCTCTACGCCCGAGACTTCCCCTTCCATATCGAAAAAGTCCATCGCGTCCTTGAGATCCACATAGGAAATAGAGGAATCGTATTCAATCATGCCGTAATCAAATATGCCTATTATTTCAAATTTCTTGACCTTTGCGGTTGCCCCGAACGGACCCATCTTGCCGAAAGGAGAGACCAGACTTACAAGGTCGCCTTCGATGACGCCCAGCGTATTAGCAAGCTCCTTACCTATCAGAATCGGCGGTCTTCCCGATTCCGTCACAGTATCAAGCTTTCCAAGAACTTCTTTCCCTATTTCCCTGGCCTGCTCATCAGCTATTTTGTCCTTTCCGTCATTCTTCCCCAGCATCCCCCGCCCTATCGCCTGCTCGATATTCGTAACGGTCCCGGCGGTTTCAGGATCTATCCCCCTCACTACCGAGCCCGAAACGTTTCTTTCACTTGCTATCATTCCCTGCCCGTAAATAAACGGACTAGCGCCTACAACACTTGTGAAATCGAGTGCTTCATCCTTAATTTCGGTGTAATCCTTCATAGGGCCGTCGTAGCTCAGGACCACGAGGTGAGAGCTAACCCCCAGTATTCTCTCTCTGAGCTCCTCCTCAAAGCCGCCCATGACGCCAAGCACTACGTTCAGAGCCATGACCCCTATAATTACTCCAAGAATAGAAATAATTCCGATAATGGAAGTAAACTTCTGCTTCCGCCTCGAACTGAGGTATCTGAGTCCTATAAAAAATTCGTATTTCATTCGGGCCTTAGATGTGGAAAGAAAATTACCTCCCTGATTGAGGGAGAATTTGTAAAAAGCATAACGAGACGGTCAATACCGATACCGGCTCCGGCGGTGGGGGGCATACCGTGTTCAAGAGCGGTAACGAAATCAAGATCCATTTCATGCGCCTCTTCCTCGCCCCTTGTTTTTAAATCAAGCTGCTTTGTGAATCTTTCCTTCTGGTCTATAGGATCGTTGAGCTCGGAAAAAGCGTTTGCAATCTCGCGGCCGAAAATGTATAGCTCGAAGCGGTCCGTAATGTCCGGATTGGCTTCGTTTTTTCTTGCCAGCGGGGAGACTTCGAGAGGAAAACCGTAAACAAAGGTAGGGTCTACGAGCTCGTCCCCCGTAAGGGTTTCAAATATTTCGACTATGGCCTTACCCTTTATTCCCCTGTGATCTACTCCCAGGGAGTCGGCCTTTTCAAAAAGCTTCGATTCACTGGACAGAGTCTCCTTTCCCAGAGACCGCTCAAGGGACTCGATTATATTAATCCTCTTCCAGGGCCGGCTCATATCTATCTCGGCGTCCCCGTATTCAAACTTCAGCGATCCCTTAATTTCCTGAGATAACATGCAAACAAGCTCTTCTATCAAATCCATAAGATCCTCGTATGTCGCATAGGCCTGATAGAGCTCTATCATTGTAAACTCAGGATTGTGCTGTGTGGATACTCCTTCATTCCTGAAGGTCCTCCCTATTTCGTAAACCCTTTCAATCCCGCCTATAACGAGCCTTTTAAGGTAGAGCTCGGGGGCAATTCTGAGATATAATTCCATGTCCAGGGCATTGTGGTGAGTTTCAAAGGGCCTGGCAGCGGCTCCCCCCGGTATAGGATGAAGTATCGGTGTTTCAACCTCGGTAAAATCCCTCTCATCCAGGAACTTTCTCATTAATTTTATTATTCTGCTTCTGGTAAGGAATATTTCCTTTATGTCAGGATTCGAAATCAGGTCCAGATAACGCTGTCTGTATCTGGCTTCAACATCCTTGAGACCGTGCCATTTCTCGGGCAGGGGATGAAGCGTCTTGGTCAGCAGTTTGAACTCTTTCACGTTGACCGTGAGTTCACCCGTTCTGGTCTTAAACAAATTTCCCCGAATCCCTATGAAATCCCCCAGATCGACAAACTTTTTAAAGAACTTGAGGTCTTCCTCGCCTATAACATCCTTTTTCATATAGCCCTGGATTCTTCCCGCCCTGTCTGCGATATGAAAAAAGAGGCTTTTCCCGAAATCCCTCAGGGCAACGACCCTGCCGGCAAGGGAAAATTCATCCGTCAGCCTTTCAAGCTCATCTCCTGTCTTATCTCCGTACAAAGACAAGAGCCCGGAAGTAACATGATCAGGCTTGTATCCGTTGGCAAACGGATTTACACCTAACCTTCTTAATTCATTAAGCTTTTCTTTTCGCTGTTCAAACTGTTCGTTTTCCATGGTTAAAGCTAAAGGTTCTACCCCAAAAGGATGGCAACGTCAAGCAAATATCCTTATCGTATTTAAGTGGAGATTTTGGCAAAAGTTATAATTATTCCTTCTTTTCGTCCAGAATAATATACGTTGCGATTGCCTTGGCAACAAGTTTATTTTCATTGTAGATATCCACCTCGGCGGGGACCACCCTTCCCTCACGGAGAACTCTGGCTTCAGCTTCTATAATTCCGTCGGCTACGGGGGCCAGATAGTTGATCTTCATCTCGATAGTTACGAATCGTTTACCATCGGCATCCGTAATACCGGCAATCGCGACAGCCGCCGCGGAATCAGCCAGTGTCGATAACACGCCGCCGTGTGTATATCCGTAGGGATTAGTCAGCCTCTCTTCCGTACGCATGGTCAGTTTGCCGTAGCCGGGCCGCATTTCGGCGATTTCAATTCCGAGAAAATCCCAGAATGGAACTACGGGAAACTTCTTTTTCATGTCACTATCCGCCAAATTTGATTCCTCCTTATGAGTCTGAATTTAAACTGGATTAGAGAAAGGCTTTAAGCCTTTTACGGGCTTCCGCCGCTCTCGTTCCGTGTTTCTTTACCCGCCAGGGCAAATATGAGAAAACCTGTTAAACACACAATTCCCGCAACCTCAAACATTAACTGAAAACCCCGCAGTTCCGCCAGCACACCGTAAATAAAGACCCCGAGCATGCCGCCGAAGGTAAAACCCACGCTGCAAATGGATACCGCCTTCCCTCTATCGGCCTCAGACGACAGATCGATAACCAGGGCATAGATAGCCGGATAGAATAGCCCGTGTCCCAGACCGAAAAATATCCCCGCCACAATGAGTTCCCAAGAGTCGGACGCAAAACCCAGACCCATAATACCGAGCGAAAAAATCAAAAATGCCGGGATTGAAGACCTCTTTTTCCCGAATTTATCCGGAATCCAGCCACCAAAAACCCTGACAGTCAGTATTGAGACGGTGTACGTGATAAAAAAGAGTTCAAATGACTCAACGCCGATGCGTCTCGCGAATACAGGAATAAAAGTGATTACGGAAACAAAACCCGTCCCGGCTATCATTAACGCAAAGGCAGCAACAAAAACGCCTCTCCTGAAAAGGGCTTTCATGAAACTGTTTCCTTTCGATCCTCCGCTCGCGCTTCTCTCGGGTTCTTTTATAAAGAGCGCCGCTATAAATGAGAAAAAACCGAAGATGAAATTGATTATGAAGAAGTCACCAAAACCGTAGGCCTCAATTATTGTCTTTCCTATAAAA includes:
- a CDS encoding GTP-binding protein gives rise to the protein MSKERFARGKPHLNIGTIGHVDHGKTTLTAAITKVLDKAG
- the fabZ gene encoding 3-hydroxyacyl-ACP dehydratase FabZ, which gives rise to MIDTETIKGYIPHRDPFLFVDRVLEVETGSRILAEKRFGPEEDFFRGHFPGNPIVPGVIIVEALAQTGGVLIYASFTDELSEKGHTGAYLAGLERVRFRKAVLPDDIVRMEVRMKKKRSRVFIFEGEASVGESKVAEAEIMVSLY
- a CDS encoding OmpH family outer membrane protein gives rise to the protein MRLLIIALGLLLLMPVFSYSQENKIGVIDLQQVIATSRAGKAAKTQFESEFKQKQQIIESKRAQLERMKNEFIQNGPVMNETTRKQKADQIEQLDKELQRSRADFRDELQKKDFELLEKILKDLDGILQSIGKSEGYTLIIEKTEGGVIFANPTIDITQKVIKAYDAR
- the bamA gene encoding outer membrane protein assembly factor BamA translates to MQIKRGLDTVLCAAILLMLVSALPIVPAATAQTTENDTAVEKPAEGVDTESGESVEEGREAEDQQPRRIVEIKVEGNKRVEKELIGLNVSSKVGEPVSSKTVREDIKKIYQLGSFEDVRAETEKTPTGVVLIFKVKEKPVVADLRIRGNKDIKSDKILEVIDVKEGRIIDLNKVKKSQEAIKELYAQNGLVGTVVDYNIEPEGEGTVSVTYDIKEGKKAYIKKVVFIGNEKLKTKVIKKGLYSKPKGMFSFISKKGLYNPQEIDNDSERLRSTYIDNGFLDVKVSKPEVQYSEDEKGYIVTFKVDEGNQYKVDELTFAGDLITTEEELGSLLKLKSGEIFRGSLLAEDIAGLTTFYGDKGYAFANVEPGFKLDRQNLTVDVQFKIEKGPEVYVRYIDIVGNTRTRDKVIRREIPIEEDQLFNASEVQAIKSRVTRLGFFEENVEVASERVPGTEDQLDLKVKVEEKPTGFFSVAGGFSSIETFIFAGQIQEANLFGYGKRISLNAQIGGVTQLFFVNYQDPHFLDSDWTLDALVFRTDRQFRDFDRKSWGGSLTVGRRIWRYLSGNVTYRLENLKIGDIDNDARLILTNSNRTISSLGLGFIWDSRNNLLDPSAGNLSSTNVEFAGIGGDTDFIKYTISTRQWFPLWFGTVFTVRGRYGIINLMNNGNDLVVGERFFLGGPNSLRGFGFRRVGPRVPTADGDFVIIGGVQELLFSADFVFPVIPQVGLRGVLFFDMGNAFNDGEDLTINPNDLRKDVGFGIRWVSPLGPLRLEVGFPIGDRLPDEDSFEIQFTVGTLF
- a CDS encoding ABC transporter ATP-binding protein, which gives rise to MEIRVRDLWKVFETRGGKVEALRGIDLDILSGETVAVVGVSGSGKSTLLHIIGTLERPTEGNVYYGDTNVFEQNDGGLDSFRNREIGFVFQFHYLLPEFSALENVMMPCLINGMDWEKAKEMAADVLTKVGLEQRLEHRPGELSGGEQQRVAIARAVVLKPKVILADEPTGNLDLDTGVSILDLFLKLNGEYGITSVLVTHNQEIARRMNRRIRLSDGKIVDAN
- a CDS encoding ABC transporter permease; translated protein: MKYEFFIGLRYLSSRRKQKFTSIIGIISILGVIIGVMALNVVLGVMGGFEEELRERILGVSSHLVVLSYDGPMKDYTEIKDEALDFTSVVGASPFIYGQGMIASERNVSGSVVRGIDPETAGTVTNIEQAIGRGMLGKNDGKDKIADEQAREIGKEVLGKLDTVTESGRPPILIGKELANTLGVIEGDLVSLVSPFGKMGPFGATAKVKKFEIIGIFDYGMIEYDSSISYVDLKDAMDFFDMEGEVSGVEIKVKDIYAAKKIGKEITATLGFPYYTRNWEEVNKSLFKALRLERIAIAIFLGFIVLVAALDIVSTLTMVVMEKGRDIAILRAMGATKSGILKIFITDGMIIGVVGTLLGSLAGFGICYLLKTSEIIRKLIPFDNNVYPISEFPVKIEPIYFITVAFFSILICFVATLYPSFQASRKDPIEALRYE
- the lysS gene encoding lysine--tRNA ligase, whose protein sequence is MENEQFEQRKEKLNELRRLGVNPFANGYKPDHVTSGLLSLYGDKTGDELERLTDEFSLAGRVVALRDFGKSLFFHIADRAGRIQGYMKKDVIGEEDLKFFKKFVDLGDFIGIRGNLFKTRTGELTVNVKEFKLLTKTLHPLPEKWHGLKDVEARYRQRYLDLISNPDIKEIFLTRSRIIKLMRKFLDERDFTEVETPILHPIPGGAAARPFETHHNALDMELYLRIAPELYLKRLVIGGIERVYEIGRTFRNEGVSTQHNPEFTMIELYQAYATYEDLMDLIEELVCMLSQEIKGSLKFEYGDAEIDMSRPWKRINIIESLERSLGKETLSSESKLFEKADSLGVDHRGIKGKAIVEIFETLTGDELVDPTFVYGFPLEVSPLARKNEANPDITDRFELYIFGREIANAFSELNDPIDQKERFTKQLDLKTRGEEEAHEMDLDFVTALEHGMPPTAGAGIGIDRLVMLFTNSPSIREVIFFPHLRPE
- a CDS encoding PaaI family thioesterase, whose translation is MKKKFPVVPFWDFLGIEIAEMRPGYGKLTMRTEERLTNPYGYTHGGVLSTLADSAAAVAIAGITDADGKRFVTIEMKINYLAPVADGIIEAEARVLREGRVVPAEVDIYNENKLVAKAIATYIILDEKKE
- a CDS encoding MFS transporter, which gives rise to MAQHLNTTAEKDVQFGRPLFNRDFILITVSSFIFFFNYHSFILLPLRIEELGGGESAIGFIMGAASMATILTTPSVGILIDRWGKKWFLVSGGLLMSFTTLPFAYLDTLNFLFPLLRLLHGAALSLCFVSAGTLVADVSSPSRRSQAIGVFGMFSVMNFALAPFIGKTIIEAYGFGDFFIINFIFGFFSFIAALFIKEPERSASGGSKGNSFMKALFRRGVFVAAFALMIAGTGFVSVITFIPVFARRIGVESFELFFITYTVSILTVRVFGGWIPDKFGKKRSSIPAFLIFSLGIMGLGFASDSWELIVAGIFFGLGHGLFYPAIYALVIDLSSEADRGKAVSICSVGFTFGGMLGVFIYGVLAELRGFQLMFEVAGIVCLTGFLIFALAGKETRNESGGSP